A single genomic interval of Clostridium facile harbors:
- a CDS encoding Na+/H+ antiporter NhaC family protein: MEFQAISVGWLSILPPIIAIILALITKEVISSLLIGILSGSFIYVLHSGGNPVVGTVETSFKLMANRMDVQILLFLGLLGALVVVIGMAGGSRAYGQWASKKLKSKRSSLLATALLGACIFIDDYFNCLTVGTVMRPLTDKHGISRAKLAYIIDATAGPICIIAPISSWAVAVGSNLRITGEFESDLAAFVATIPYNLYAILSLIMIVMVCLFNLDFGSMAKAEFAAQQEDTGVVDNNLEEEYPVSTKGRVWDMLIPVLALIIFSVFAMLYNGGYWSGDPALHSIPAAFGNCNASEALVIGAFGALIIAFLLFIPRKIISFQNFMEGITKGVKSMVPAFIVLILAWTISGVCQDLLMTGDFVKDLVAASSIPSALIPAVVFLVAAFLSFAMGTAWGTFGILIPIIVPICSSIAPDLMVVSLSATLAGSVFGDHCSPISDTTILSSTGAGCKHIQHVSTQLPYAITVACCCLIGYLIAGFSKANVFLSLGSSLLLLIIAVILLHRFSSKQIAQLKAQQSDKSLKN, translated from the coding sequence ATGGAATTTCAAGCGATTTCTGTAGGATGGCTCTCTATCTTACCTCCAATTATCGCAATTATTCTGGCGCTTATCACCAAAGAGGTTATTTCTTCTTTATTAATTGGCATCCTTTCTGGAAGTTTTATCTATGTACTCCACAGTGGAGGAAATCCTGTAGTAGGAACTGTGGAAACAAGTTTTAAGCTTATGGCTAACCGCATGGATGTACAAATCCTGTTATTTTTAGGGTTGTTAGGTGCATTGGTGGTAGTTATTGGTATGGCAGGAGGTAGCCGTGCTTATGGGCAATGGGCTAGTAAAAAATTAAAATCCAAACGTTCCTCTTTACTAGCTACTGCGCTACTGGGTGCTTGTATCTTTATTGACGATTATTTTAACTGCTTAACTGTTGGTACTGTAATGCGACCATTAACTGACAAACACGGCATTTCTCGCGCTAAGTTAGCTTATATTATTGATGCTACTGCCGGTCCAATTTGTATTATCGCACCCATTTCCAGCTGGGCAGTAGCTGTTGGTTCCAATCTGCGCATTACAGGAGAATTTGAAAGTGACTTGGCCGCTTTTGTAGCGACAATTCCTTATAATTTATACGCAATTCTTAGTTTAATTATGATTGTAATGGTATGTCTGTTTAATCTAGATTTTGGTTCTATGGCAAAAGCTGAATTTGCTGCGCAGCAGGAAGATACAGGTGTGGTAGACAATAATTTGGAAGAAGAATACCCTGTTTCTACAAAAGGGCGCGTTTGGGACATGTTAATTCCAGTATTGGCTTTAATTATTTTTTCTGTTTTCGCAATGCTATATAATGGTGGTTATTGGAGTGGAGATCCTGCGTTACATTCTATTCCTGCGGCATTCGGGAATTGTAATGCATCAGAAGCATTAGTAATCGGTGCGTTTGGTGCGTTAATTATAGCTTTTCTTTTATTTATTCCCAGAAAAATTATTTCTTTCCAAAATTTTATGGAAGGGATTACAAAAGGTGTAAAATCCATGGTACCCGCTTTTATTGTATTAATTTTAGCTTGGACCATTAGTGGGGTCTGCCAGGATTTATTGATGACAGGGGATTTTGTAAAGGATTTGGTAGCAGCTAGTTCCATACCATCTGCATTAATACCAGCAGTAGTATTTCTTGTTGCAGCTTTTTTATCTTTTGCTATGGGAACTGCGTGGGGTACATTTGGAATCTTGATTCCTATTATAGTACCAATTTGTAGTTCGATTGCTCCAGATTTAATGGTAGTTTCATTATCTGCAACACTGGCTGGAAGTGTTTTTGGTGATCACTGCTCCCCTATTTCGGATACCACGATCCTTTCCTCCACAGGGGCCGGCTGTAAACATATCCAACATGTTTCTACTCAGCTTCCATACGCTATTACTGTAGCATGTTGTTGTCTAATTGGATATTTAATCGCTGGATTTAGTAAAGC